In one Niallia taxi genomic region, the following are encoded:
- a CDS encoding F0F1 ATP synthase subunit epsilon: protein MKTIKVHVVTPDGPVHDSDVETVIAKAESGELGIMAGHVPMVAPLKIGVIHLKNGKTSEYLAVNGGILEVRPDKVTVLAQSAETAEHIDYDRALRAKERAEQRLHTQSNEHVDFKRAELALKRAMNRISIVEKRY, encoded by the coding sequence ATGAAGACGATTAAAGTCCATGTAGTAACTCCTGATGGCCCGGTGCATGATTCAGACGTTGAGACGGTTATTGCAAAAGCAGAAAGTGGAGAGCTTGGAATTATGGCAGGCCATGTTCCTATGGTTGCTCCCCTTAAAATAGGTGTCATACACTTGAAAAATGGAAAGACTTCTGAGTATTTGGCAGTTAACGGCGGAATCTTAGAGGTACGGCCTGATAAAGTAACGGTGCTTGCTCAATCTGCGGAAACCGCTGAACATATCGATTATGATCGTGCTTTACGAGCTAAGGAGCGTGCAGAGCAAAGATTGCATACTCAAAGCAATGAACATGTAGATTTCAAACGTGCGGAGCTTGCTCTTAAGCGTGCAATGAATCGTATATCTATCGTTGAAAAGAGATATTAA
- a CDS encoding DUF1146 family protein, which translates to MIEDFGQQALLSIVTNVVFIALAWWALQSLNIEKFIRANKVVQARVLYVLLSIIIGSLVSEFFLNYLLWSQQLPLIMQ; encoded by the coding sequence TTGATTGAAGATTTTGGCCAACAGGCATTGTTGAGCATCGTAACAAATGTGGTATTTATTGCCCTCGCTTGGTGGGCATTGCAATCGTTGAACATTGAAAAGTTCATCCGTGCAAACAAAGTAGTTCAAGCAAGAGTATTATATGTATTATTATCCATAATAATTGGGTCACTTGTCAGTGAATTCTTCCTTAATTATCTGCTTTGGTCACAACAATTGCCATTAATTATGCAATAA
- a CDS encoding YwmB family TATA-box binding protein, producing the protein MNKKRTAFYLVLMILVGLAAVTIGNKPIIAKKQLDLFIINGIIKKDQNINVTEWSLHAREKMENVKSLSDAKAVKADLQEKFPDAKWTEAETDSAWQAKAVLAADGYKEESLTVTASLTTQTSQSYVIYEVKGKELSDQFSKKLEKDIEEKVSAIFRGKPTIFSCIKGEFNDKMSKSLPYYVNHLLDAFQAKQIEALEEADFVSSSAMTSIFDEKIQKNDKVLNLQLGIRTQGMGGKTTFVVGTPIITIEY; encoded by the coding sequence ATGAATAAAAAAAGAACAGCATTTTATCTTGTTTTAATGATCTTAGTTGGTTTGGCAGCAGTCACAATTGGGAATAAACCCATTATCGCGAAAAAACAGCTAGACCTATTTATTATAAATGGAATAATAAAAAAGGATCAGAACATTAACGTTACTGAATGGTCTCTGCATGCAAGAGAAAAAATGGAAAATGTGAAAAGCTTATCAGATGCTAAAGCCGTTAAAGCCGATTTGCAGGAAAAATTTCCGGATGCGAAATGGACGGAAGCGGAAACTGACAGCGCTTGGCAAGCTAAGGCTGTTCTGGCAGCTGATGGCTACAAAGAAGAGAGTTTAACTGTCACTGCTTCATTAACAACTCAAACATCCCAATCATATGTTATATATGAAGTGAAAGGGAAGGAGTTGAGTGACCAGTTCAGCAAAAAGCTGGAAAAGGATATAGAAGAAAAAGTTTCAGCTATATTTCGAGGAAAACCAACAATTTTCTCTTGTATAAAAGGCGAATTCAATGATAAGATGAGTAAGAGTCTGCCTTATTATGTAAACCATTTATTGGATGCTTTTCAAGCGAAACAAATAGAGGCGTTAGAGGAAGCTGATTTTGTATCATCTTCAGCCATGACGTCTATCTTTGATGAGAAAATTCAGAAAAATGACAAGGTATTGAACTTGCAATTGGGAATTAGGACACAAGGAATGGGCGGTAAAACTACCTTTGTAGTTGGCACACCCATCATAACGATTGAATATTAA
- the murA gene encoding UDP-N-acetylglucosamine 1-carboxyvinyltransferase encodes MDKIIVRGGKRLNGTVKVEGAKNAVLPVIAATLLASDGKSIIKSVPTLSDVYTINEVLRFLNADVSFANNEVTVDASKELSVEAPFEYVRKMRASVLVMGSLLARNGHARVALPGGCAIGSRPIDQHLKGFEAMGAKVQVGNGFIEASVEDRLQGAKIYLDFPSVGATENIMMAATLAKGTTIIENVAKEPEIVDLANFLNAMGAKVKGAGTGTLQIEGVDKLYGAEHTIIPDRIEAGTFLVAAAITGGNVLVQGAVPEHLSSLIAKMEEMGVVFKEEEDGLRVISAENLKAVDIKTMPHPGFPTDMQSQMMALLLRAQGTSMITETVFENRFMHVEEFRRMNGDVKIEGRSVIMNGPTNLQGAEVAATDLRAAAALILSGLVAEGITRVTELKHLDRGYVNFHQKLAAIGADIERVTEEEQVTLSATYVADLNA; translated from the coding sequence TTGGATAAAATCATCGTCCGCGGCGGAAAAAGGTTAAATGGAACGGTTAAAGTAGAAGGCGCAAAGAATGCCGTTTTGCCTGTAATCGCCGCTACATTATTAGCAAGTGACGGAAAAAGCATAATTAAATCAGTTCCAACTCTTTCGGATGTATATACAATAAATGAGGTATTACGTTTTCTTAATGCTGACGTATCATTTGCCAACAACGAAGTTACAGTAGATGCATCAAAAGAGTTGAGTGTGGAGGCGCCATTTGAATATGTGCGCAAAATGAGAGCTTCAGTTTTAGTAATGGGTTCATTATTGGCTAGAAATGGCCATGCAAGAGTAGCATTGCCAGGTGGCTGTGCAATTGGTTCAAGACCTATTGATCAACATTTAAAAGGCTTTGAAGCAATGGGAGCTAAAGTTCAGGTTGGAAATGGCTTTATTGAAGCATCAGTTGAAGATCGTCTGCAAGGAGCAAAGATCTATCTTGATTTCCCAAGTGTTGGAGCTACAGAAAACATCATGATGGCTGCGACTTTGGCAAAAGGCACAACAATCATTGAAAATGTAGCAAAAGAACCTGAAATTGTTGATTTAGCTAACTTCCTTAATGCGATGGGAGCGAAAGTCAAAGGTGCAGGAACTGGCACACTTCAAATTGAAGGTGTAGATAAGCTATACGGTGCAGAACATACGATTATTCCTGACAGAATTGAAGCAGGTACGTTTTTAGTTGCTGCTGCTATTACAGGCGGAAACGTTCTAGTACAAGGCGCAGTGCCAGAACATCTGTCATCTTTAATTGCAAAGATGGAAGAGATGGGTGTAGTTTTCAAAGAAGAAGAAGACGGACTTCGTGTAATTAGTGCTGAAAACTTAAAAGCAGTAGATATTAAGACAATGCCTCATCCAGGATTCCCAACGGATATGCAGTCACAAATGATGGCATTGCTGCTTCGTGCTCAAGGAACAAGCATGATAACGGAAACTGTATTTGAAAACCGTTTTATGCATGTTGAAGAGTTCAGACGCATGAATGGCGATGTTAAGATTGAAGGACGTTCTGTTATTATGAATGGACCAACAAACCTACAAGGTGCTGAAGTAGCAGCTACAGATCTTCGTGCAGCAGCAGCATTAATATTGTCAGGACTTGTTGCTGAAGGCATTACAAGAGTTACTGAGCTGAAGCACTTGGATCGCGGATACGTGAATTTCCATCAGAAGCTGGCAGCTATTGGTGCTGACATTGAAAGAGTAACAGAAGAAGAACAAGTAACATTGAGTGCAACGTATGTTGCAGATTTAAATGCATAA
- the spoIID gene encoding stage II sporulation protein D, producing MIKFKPFIVLGAILFSITLLLPAILVLPFISERGNDTTAPPAEETPAENTGPAVEVSIYREEQKKIEKVDLEDYVAGVVANEMNASFEPEALKAQALAARTYIVRRMISETESGLPDGAVVGDSITYQVYKNKEELKTTWQSKDYDWKMKKIEDAVQATAGQILTYDGQPIDALFFSTSNGYTENSNDVWANSVAYLKSVESPWDKNSPKFNGEEEISIQDFESKLGVSLGSSASIMTNVEYTSGKRVAKANISGKELTGTDIRDKLGLKSTDFTMTRSGQSIIVTTKGYGHGVGMSQYGANGMAAEGKNYKDIVKYYYKDVAVTNSESLLTAYMAKK from the coding sequence ATGATTAAATTCAAACCCTTTATCGTACTAGGAGCTATTCTGTTCAGCATCACCTTATTGCTTCCAGCAATTTTAGTACTCCCTTTTATTTCAGAACGGGGAAACGACACAACCGCCCCTCCCGCAGAGGAAACACCAGCAGAAAATACAGGACCAGCTGTGGAGGTTTCCATCTATAGGGAAGAACAAAAAAAGATCGAGAAAGTTGATTTAGAAGATTATGTTGCCGGTGTTGTGGCAAATGAAATGAATGCAAGCTTTGAACCAGAAGCACTAAAGGCACAGGCATTGGCAGCAAGAACTTATATCGTCCGGAGAATGATATCTGAGACAGAATCAGGACTGCCAGATGGAGCAGTGGTTGGTGACTCCATTACCTACCAAGTATATAAAAATAAAGAAGAACTAAAAACGACTTGGCAAAGCAAAGATTATGATTGGAAAATGAAGAAGATTGAGGATGCCGTCCAAGCTACAGCAGGACAGATTCTGACATATGATGGACAGCCGATTGATGCTTTGTTTTTTTCAACTAGCAATGGCTATACAGAGAATTCTAATGACGTTTGGGCTAATTCAGTTGCTTATTTAAAAAGCGTCGAAAGCCCTTGGGATAAAAACTCACCGAAGTTCAATGGCGAAGAAGAGATTAGCATTCAAGATTTTGAAAGCAAGCTTGGCGTCTCCTTAGGAAGCAGTGCCAGCATCATGACAAATGTCGAGTATACTTCGGGCAAACGTGTTGCGAAAGCAAATATAAGCGGTAAAGAGCTCACAGGGACTGATATACGCGATAAGCTTGGATTGAAGTCTACAGACTTTACAATGACTAGAAGTGGTCAGAGTATTATTGTGACTACAAAGGGCTATGGACATGGTGTAGGGATGAGTCAGTATGGTGCTAATGGAATGGCAGCAGAAGGCAAGAATTACAAGGATATCGTCAAGTACTATTATAAAGATGTGGCTGTGACGAACTCAGAGAGCCTTCTGACGGCATATATGGCGAAAAAGTAA
- a CDS encoding M23 family metallopeptidase produces the protein MREEENKRTSPKSKVKNFFKKRWAFPAVYIASAAIILTGVLWYQNSANETDKFKYDASNPSTQLDDEPAVPVTNDVENFAWPVNDPDNVITQKGFYDNSQSKEEQVNSLVFYDNVYQPNTGVDLKMEDNSEFEVLASLSGTVTKVSEDSVLGNTIEIEHADGIKTFYQSVKDIQVKEGDEVKKGQSLATSGQSLYNKDGGVHVHFEIRKADVAVNPIDYFNKSLASLEKADTSEASQATEENEVTEENATEEDAVSEDATQDESKKEVSDESKDATNTDASDESTDSSSDDAADESTSADPNA, from the coding sequence ATGAGAGAGGAAGAAAACAAACGTACTTCTCCAAAATCAAAAGTAAAGAATTTCTTTAAAAAGCGTTGGGCATTTCCAGCTGTTTATATCGCGAGTGCAGCTATTATTCTAACAGGTGTCCTTTGGTATCAAAACAGTGCAAATGAGACAGACAAGTTTAAGTATGATGCATCAAATCCATCAACACAGCTTGATGACGAACCAGCAGTACCAGTTACAAATGATGTAGAAAACTTCGCATGGCCAGTTAATGATCCAGATAATGTAATAACGCAAAAAGGCTTTTATGACAATAGCCAAAGTAAAGAAGAGCAAGTAAACTCTCTAGTGTTCTATGATAATGTGTATCAGCCAAATACTGGTGTAGATTTAAAAATGGAAGATAACAGTGAATTTGAAGTTCTAGCTTCATTGAGTGGAACAGTTACAAAAGTATCTGAAGATTCTGTACTCGGTAACACTATTGAAATTGAACATGCAGATGGAATTAAAACATTCTATCAATCTGTGAAGGATATCCAGGTTAAAGAGGGAGACGAAGTGAAAAAGGGTCAATCTCTAGCTACATCTGGACAAAGCCTATATAACAAAGATGGCGGTGTCCACGTCCACTTTGAAATTCGCAAAGCAGATGTTGCTGTAAATCCTATCGACTATTTCAATAAATCTTTAGCTTCATTAGAAAAAGCCGATACATCTGAAGCAAGCCAAGCTACAGAGGAAAATGAAGTGACAGAGGAAAATGCAACAGAAGAAGATGCTGTATCAGAGGATGCAACACAAGATGAGTCCAAAAAAGAAGTAAGTGATGAGTCAAAAGATGCAACAAATACAGATGCTTCTGATGAATCAACAGATTCTTCAAGTGATGACGCTGCAGATGAAAGTACTTCAGCAGATCCAAATGCATAA
- a CDS encoding ferric reductase-like transmembrane domain-containing protein, translated as MNDIISNVSDLFSIWNVTRAAAITSYLLLFISMLTGLTFKLPIFPKKSQKILLNTHEATGWFGLLFGMVHGLVLVFDTDYTSYTIFNILIPFTVEHNAISLSLGIFAFYGFLLLVLSTDFLKKLGKRVWKAIHFLAFPTFYAALCHGFLMGTDSQTIWMLIIYIFTGSSVLILTILRIVQATQLKKKQVIANKA; from the coding sequence ATGAATGATATTATTTCCAATGTTAGTGACTTATTCAGCATATGGAACGTAACAAGGGCAGCAGCGATAACTTCCTATTTACTACTGTTTATCTCTATGCTGACAGGTTTAACCTTTAAACTACCGATATTTCCTAAAAAATCTCAAAAAATACTCTTAAATACTCACGAGGCAACAGGCTGGTTCGGCCTGCTGTTTGGAATGGTTCATGGTCTCGTTTTAGTATTTGATACAGATTACACCTCTTATACCATCTTTAATATTCTTATACCATTTACTGTTGAACATAATGCCATCTCCCTTTCATTGGGCATTTTCGCCTTTTACGGATTCCTGCTATTAGTGCTATCAACAGACTTTCTGAAAAAGCTTGGAAAAAGGGTGTGGAAAGCCATTCATTTTCTTGCTTTCCCAACATTTTACGCAGCTCTCTGTCACGGATTTCTTATGGGTACAGACAGTCAGACAATATGGATGCTTATCATCTATATCTTCACAGGATCATCTGTCCTCATCCTGACAATTCTCCGTATCGTTCAAGCAACTCAATTAAAAAAGAAGCAGGTTATTGCAAATAAGGCATGA
- a CDS encoding FAD:protein FMN transferase, with amino-acid sequence MQQTAFTCMNTTIRTFDLPDESVRKITHLFKKSERTLSRFNHTSELSQLNNTTNVPFLCTSILFEAIRIADFYYAVTKGIYNPYLGKQLIALGYDRSFELLEANPDEKALPSLNANIRPLLIDAGMKSITLKQDIQIDLGGIAKGWTAQCIAELLQEDGIRTGAISAGGDICAWGLEYKKRVVKIDHPRRTEETIASIELHRDAGIATSSIVKRNWVTAGGRRHHHIVDPRTGMPSASNLIQATVIAPTLTEAEAIAKCMLILGWEEGLKRFNENKNIAFIVLTEENRCLSGGNLHLYTNEGVKQYE; translated from the coding sequence ATGCAGCAAACAGCCTTCACATGCATGAATACAACTATTCGTACATTCGATTTGCCAGACGAATCTGTAAGAAAAATCACTCACCTGTTTAAGAAATCAGAACGAACATTATCACGTTTCAATCATACAAGTGAACTGTCTCAATTAAACAATACAACAAATGTCCCTTTCCTATGTACCTCTATTCTATTTGAGGCTATTAGGATAGCTGACTTCTACTATGCCGTCACAAAGGGCATCTATAATCCTTATTTAGGAAAACAACTTATCGCTCTCGGCTATGACCGAAGCTTTGAACTGCTAGAAGCAAATCCAGATGAAAAAGCATTACCATCATTAAACGCAAATATTCGCCCTCTATTAATCGATGCTGGTATGAAGAGTATAACTTTAAAGCAGGACATCCAAATCGATTTAGGCGGCATTGCTAAAGGCTGGACAGCACAATGCATTGCAGAGCTGCTGCAGGAGGATGGGATAAGGACAGGTGCGATATCTGCAGGAGGAGATATTTGCGCATGGGGATTAGAATATAAAAAGCGTGTCGTAAAGATTGACCATCCAAGGCGCACTGAAGAAACCATTGCCTCTATTGAATTACACAGAGATGCAGGGATTGCGACAAGCTCTATCGTTAAAAGGAATTGGGTAACTGCAGGAGGGCGCAGGCATCATCATATCGTTGATCCGAGGACAGGTATGCCAAGCGCCTCTAATTTAATTCAAGCAACAGTCATAGCCCCTACGCTGACAGAAGCAGAGGCAATTGCAAAATGCATGCTTATTCTTGGCTGGGAGGAAGGATTAAAAAGATTTAATGAAAATAAAAATATTGCTTTTATCGTCCTGACTGAGGAAAATCGATGTCTGTCAGGAGGTAATTTACACTTATATACAAACGAAGGAGTGAAACAGTATGAATGA
- the spoIIID gene encoding sporulation transcriptional regulator SpoIIID gives MHDYIKERTIKIGKYIVETRKTVRVIAKEFGVSKSTVHKDLTERLPEINPDLANEVKEILDYHKSIRHLRGGEATKMKYKKEELEGETVQ, from the coding sequence GTGCACGATTACATCAAAGAGAGAACTATCAAGATTGGAAAGTATATCGTGGAGACGAGGAAAACAGTTCGCGTTATTGCGAAGGAGTTTGGCGTATCCAAAAGTACAGTCCATAAGGATTTAACAGAAAGGCTTCCTGAAATAAACCCGGATTTGGCAAACGAAGTGAAGGAAATTCTTGATTATCATAAATCAATCAGACATCTTCGCGGTGGGGAAGCAACAAAAATGAAGTACAAGAAGGAAGAGTTGGAAGGGGAAACAGTACAATAA
- the mreB gene encoding rod shape-determining protein produces the protein MFARDIGIDLGTANVLIHVKGKGIVLNEPSVVALDKNSGRVLAVGEEARRMVGRTPGNIVAIRPLKDGVIADFDVTESMLKHFINKLNVKGFLSKPRILICCPTNITSVEQKAIKEAAEKSGGKKIYLEEEPKVAAIGAGMDIFQPSGNMVVDIGGGTTDVAVLSMGDIVTSSSIKMAGDKFDSEILQYVKREYKLLIGERTAENIKINIGTVFPGARKEEMEIRGRDMVSGLPRTITVHSEEIEQALRESVTVIVQAAKSVLERTPPELSADIIDRGVILTGGGALLHGIDMLLADELKVPVLIAENPMDCVAIGTGIMLDNIDRLPKRKLG, from the coding sequence ATGTTCGCTAGAGATATTGGTATTGACTTAGGAACAGCAAATGTATTGATTCATGTTAAAGGGAAGGGTATCGTTTTAAACGAGCCATCGGTTGTAGCATTAGACAAAAACTCAGGCAGAGTGCTTGCAGTCGGAGAAGAAGCACGCCGCATGGTTGGACGTACGCCAGGCAATATCGTAGCAATCCGCCCGTTAAAGGATGGGGTTATTGCAGATTTCGACGTAACAGAGTCCATGCTAAAGCATTTTATTAATAAGCTGAATGTTAAAGGATTTTTGTCAAAGCCTCGCATTCTTATTTGCTGCCCAACTAACATTACAAGTGTTGAGCAAAAAGCAATTAAAGAAGCAGCGGAAAAAAGCGGCGGTAAAAAGATATACTTAGAGGAAGAACCAAAAGTTGCTGCAATCGGAGCAGGAATGGATATCTTCCAGCCAAGCGGTAATATGGTAGTAGATATCGGTGGAGGAACAACAGATGTAGCAGTTCTATCTATGGGTGATATCGTAACTTCCTCCAGCATTAAAATGGCAGGAGATAAGTTCGACAGTGAAATTCTGCAATACGTTAAAAGAGAGTACAAGCTGTTAATTGGCGAAAGAACAGCAGAAAACATCAAGATTAATATTGGAACTGTTTTCCCTGGTGCGCGTAAAGAAGAAATGGAAATTCGCGGACGTGATATGGTTTCTGGTCTTCCAAGAACGATTACGGTTCATTCAGAGGAAATTGAGCAAGCGTTAAGAGAGTCTGTGACAGTTATCGTACAAGCTGCTAAGAGTGTTCTTGAAAGAACTCCTCCTGAGCTTTCAGCTGATATTATTGACAGAGGCGTTATTTTGACAGGAGGCGGCGCTCTTCTTCACGGAATAGACATGCTGCTTGCTGATGAATTGAAGGTTCCTGTTTTAATTGCAGAAAATCCTATGGATTGTGTTGCGATTGGAACAGGCATCATGCTTGATAATATTGACCGTTTGCCAAAAAGAAAGCTAGGATAA
- a CDS encoding flagellar hook-basal body protein: protein MFKGFYTAASGMLAQQRRTEMLTNNMANSNTPGYKADQSAVRTFPDLLQQTVDTYSQNGKTTKSTIGSLGTGVYMQEAIPTFTQGDITQTDLKTDIALVNINVPGDDNNTAGSIFFNIQDANGETKYTRNGNFTLDGQGYLTTGSGLYVLDENNERIQLPDDNFTVSNEGILTSSAGNYRLGVSYTADPKSLVKEGDGLFRAENGQALENAYTAGGVSFQLKQNFLESSNVDASRTMTDMMSAYRSFEANQKILQAYDKSMDKAANEIGKV from the coding sequence ATGTTTAAAGGATTTTATACTGCGGCATCGGGAATGTTGGCACAGCAAAGAAGAACAGAAATGCTGACAAATAACATGGCAAACAGTAATACACCAGGATATAAGGCAGATCAATCTGCAGTCCGCACCTTCCCAGATTTGCTGCAGCAAACCGTTGACACATATTCACAAAACGGGAAAACTACTAAGTCAACGATTGGCTCATTAGGGACTGGAGTGTATATGCAAGAAGCTATCCCAACATTTACTCAGGGTGATATTACACAAACAGACTTGAAAACAGACATCGCCTTGGTGAATATAAATGTTCCTGGAGATGACAATAATACTGCAGGCTCAATTTTCTTTAATATCCAAGATGCGAATGGTGAAACAAAATATACTCGCAACGGAAATTTCACTCTTGATGGCCAAGGGTATTTAACAACGGGAAGCGGTTTGTATGTTTTAGATGAAAATAATGAACGCATTCAGCTACCAGATGATAATTTTACTGTGTCAAATGAGGGTATTTTAACATCAAGTGCTGGGAATTATCGTCTTGGTGTAAGCTATACAGCTGATCCTAAATCACTTGTGAAAGAAGGAGACGGCCTATTCCGGGCTGAAAATGGCCAGGCGCTTGAAAATGCGTATACAGCAGGTGGCGTTTCATTTCAATTGAAGCAAAACTTCTTGGAAAGCTCTAATGTCGATGCGAGCAGGACGATGACAGACATGATGTCTGCATACCGTTCATTTGAAGCAAATCAGAAAATTCTTCAAGCATATGACAAAAGCATGGATAAAGCCGCAAACGAAATAGGAAAAGTATAA
- a CDS encoding flagellar hook-basal body protein — MNRTMLIATNTLTQLQKQMDTISNNIANVDTNGYKKKNATFTDLLVQQVNNQKDTTQEVNRQTPNGIRQGNGAKIAQTQTVMTQGALKTTNRQLDTAFTSEGQLYRVLVQNGQNSEVQYTRDGAFYLTPVSNTENMLVTKQGYAVLDENNNPIMLNKDVNEYSLSKTGTLLAKLNNGQTQNVNLGVSAVNYPQFLEKKGDNLFGLPTNLDELNMTRDQVLTDLDGALRGGVAVSQNVLEQSNVDLSKEMVNLMSTQRSYQFQSKAITMADQMMGLVNEIR; from the coding sequence ATGAACAGAACTATGCTTATTGCTACAAATACATTGACACAATTGCAAAAACAAATGGATACAATCAGCAATAATATTGCCAATGTCGATACGAATGGCTATAAGAAAAAAAATGCTACATTCACTGATTTGCTTGTACAACAGGTTAATAACCAAAAGGATACGACACAGGAGGTTAACCGCCAGACACCAAACGGTATAAGACAAGGTAACGGAGCAAAGATAGCGCAAACCCAAACGGTTATGACACAAGGCGCATTAAAAACAACAAACCGCCAATTGGATACTGCATTTACGTCAGAAGGGCAGCTTTATCGTGTACTTGTGCAAAATGGCCAGAATTCAGAGGTACAGTATACAAGAGATGGCGCCTTCTACTTAACGCCAGTATCGAATACAGAAAACATGCTTGTCACAAAACAGGGATATGCAGTGCTTGATGAAAATAATAATCCGATTATGCTCAATAAAGATGTGAATGAGTACTCCTTATCTAAAACAGGAACACTTCTTGCTAAGCTTAACAATGGCCAGACACAAAACGTTAATCTTGGTGTATCTGCTGTCAACTATCCTCAATTCCTCGAAAAGAAAGGTGATAACCTGTTTGGGTTGCCTACTAACTTAGATGAGCTTAACATGACAAGAGATCAAGTGCTGACTGATTTGGATGGAGCACTTCGAGGTGGGGTTGCTGTCTCACAGAATGTTCTTGAACAGTCAAATGTTGATTTGAGCAAGGAAATGGTTAACTTGATGTCGACACAGCGCTCCTATCAGTTTCAATCAAAAGCTATCACAATGGCTGACCAGATGATGGGGCTAGTGAATGAGATACGCTAA
- a CDS encoding DNA-directed RNA polymerase subunit beta, with the protein MSANTSSQELIKTREQLREEREENNQQEKPSSKRLGRVRMIPIWLRLIIVIALICVSLTAGAVIGYSVIGNGKAGDTFKKNTWTHIIDLVDKE; encoded by the coding sequence ATGTCAGCTAATACAAGCAGTCAAGAATTGATAAAAACACGAGAGCAGTTAAGGGAAGAGCGCGAAGAAAACAACCAACAAGAGAAGCCTTCTTCCAAAAGGCTTGGCAGAGTCCGGATGATTCCGATTTGGCTACGTTTAATCATAGTTATTGCCTTGATTTGTGTCAGCCTGACTGCAGGAGCTGTAATCGGTTATAGTGTAATTGGAAACGGAAAAGCAGGCGACACGTTCAAAAAAAATACATGGACACATATAATCGATCTTGTTGATAAAGAATAG
- the fabZ gene encoding 3-hydroxyacyl-ACP dehydratase FabZ: protein MLDINQIKEIIPHRYPFLLVDRILEVEEGKRAVGIKNVSANEEYFNGHFPEFPVMPGVLIVEALAQVGAVAMLIKEENKGRLAFFAGVDNCRFKKQVSPGDQLRLEVEMTRVRGNFGKGKCVATVDGEIACEAEIMFALGDKKE, encoded by the coding sequence ATGTTAGACATAAATCAAATTAAAGAAATCATTCCTCATCGTTACCCATTTTTGCTGGTCGATCGTATTTTAGAGGTTGAGGAAGGCAAGCGTGCAGTCGGAATTAAAAATGTTTCTGCAAATGAAGAGTATTTCAATGGACATTTTCCAGAATTCCCTGTAATGCCAGGTGTGCTTATTGTTGAAGCTTTAGCACAAGTAGGTGCGGTGGCAATGCTTATTAAAGAGGAAAACAAAGGAAGACTTGCTTTCTTCGCAGGTGTGGACAACTGCCGTTTTAAAAAGCAAGTATCGCCTGGTGATCAGCTTCGTCTTGAAGTGGAAATGACACGAGTGCGCGGAAACTTTGGCAAAGGAAAGTGTGTTGCTACAGTTGACGGCGAAATCGCTTGTGAAGCAGAAATTATGTTCGCGTTAGGCGACAAGAAGGAATAA